The stretch of DNA TAAAATCTCAAGACGTGGGCGTCGTCGCCCACCCCGATTGTGAACTCCGAGTACCGGGGGACGAACCTCACCTTGCCTACGAGCTCGCGCGCCTGCGCCGGGTGCCCGACGGTCCTGCCGTCAGCGAGCGCCTTGGCTATGAATTCCGGAGTGTTCAGCTTGACCCAGGCGTAGTCTGTGAAGTAGCCTGGGGACAGGAAAACGGCTGTGTTCATGGGTCCGTCGGAGTCGACCTGGCCGTCGAAGTAGCCTGTGTCGTCGAGGTACACCACGGACCTCGCGTTCCTGTTCGGCATTCCGAAGTACTGGAAGAGCTTCCCCTCAAAGCTGGGGGTTCCGTCGCTGGAGAACTCCGTGTTCTCATGCAGAGCCCGCGGGCTCATGCAGGCGTTCCACATCGCCTCCTGCTCGGGTGTCAGGTCCTCGGTTTTCACCCAGGCGCCACGCTCCGAGCCGTAGACCCTGTCCTCGCATATCGCGACTATGTCGTCGTTGCGTATTTTCTGGTCCCTCACGTAGTCCAAGGGGTTCACGCCGAACTTCTCCACGTACACTCGAGCGTTCCTTGGGGTCCACGTGTAGAAGCCGTGCGTGGACTTGCCTGAGCCCGTCAGGCCCCAGATGACAAGCGTGATCCTCCTCCAAGAGCCGTCAACCGTCTTCACCGTAAACTCCCTGAGGGCTGCGTGCTCGCCGGTGCAACCCTTCTTGTACACGTGGTAGATCCAGTGGCGCAGGGCTCCCTTCTTTATCTCCCCTTGGTAGCTAGACAGGGTGATTATCGTAAGGTTGTGGTGGGGGAAGACGAGGATAGCCATCAGCCTGTTAGTGCCGGGTATGAGGGGGTTGCCGAGGTAGTGCGGCACGACGATGAGCTCTGCTTCGGGCTTCTCGTCCGGCGGGGCTGGGAACACGAGCTGCTTCCACCTGTAGGCGAGGTCGGGGAACTGGGGGTCGACGTACACCGTCGTGTGCATCTGCACCTTGCTGCCAGGCCTCCCGTAGTAGCCGTCCACCTTGATGAGTGGGCCCTGAGCTAGGACGTGCTCGAGCACTCTCTGCATGAGTAGCTTGTGCTCCTGCCTGAGCTCCGCGTCGCTGTTCACCACAACCGTGTTCGCCGCGGACCTGCTCCAGATGTTGCTGGCCCAGCCCAGAGCACCGTTTCTGAACTTTGTCGCGTAGAGCTTGGCTCTCTCGAGGAGGTCGGGCGGGTTGTCCAGAAACGCTTCCAAGCCAATGCTCTCCTTGAACGCAAGTATGCGCCTGAAGGACTCCCTGAATGTTGAGGGGTTCAGGTCCTCCAGAGGGGGGATCAGCTTAGAACGAGTCTCTGCCACGTGATCTAAGCGCCGAAAAGTGTATTAAAAACCTTTTAGTTAAGAGTTTAAGCATGCGCTTAGAGCAACATCTCGAATATCGTTTTAGCCTTTTGGGAAGACGCCCTGGGGCACAGGTATAGGGTCTCGCTGTCCACTGAAACCTTCACGCACGTTTCCACGTCCAAGAACGTGGCGTTAACCCCTAGCCTTTCAAGGGATTTCAGCAACCCCTCTCTCCTGCTTCGAAGAAGGCAGGGGAGGTGGACCTTACCTGTGAAGCTTACCTGACCGAAGAGCTCAGGCCTCTCAAGCGCAAAAGGTATTCCTAGAGCGTGCGCGACTTCAGGCGACAGAGCGAGCGGTTCATGCGGGCGGAGCTTCTTTAACGTTTCCGACAACGACCTGGACTCGAGCGGTTTCCCTAGATTGTAGCGTTCCTCGACGCCGCTCACCACCGCAAGCCCCAGCCCGTACCTTTCAGCCAGCTTAGCGCCGAGCTCGCTCTCCAGCCTCTCTGAGGCGACCAGCAGAGGTTTTCCTTCCTTGAGGATTTGGGCACTTAGCTTTACCGGGGTGTCGCAGTAGGTTTCTGGGAGGGGGAAGTGCAGGGGACACTCGTCCACGCACCTCCAGCACTTCACGCACCTCTCCACGCCGAGCTTCCTGTCGCGTGCGTAGCCGAGGGGGCTCAGGGCAAGGCTACCCGAGTGAGTGAACGTCGGGCATGCGGTGAGGCATATCCCGGGGCAGTATAGGCAGGGGTTTTTGACCTTTCTTAACGGGAGGGTGGCGAACCGTGCAACAAGGGTGGGGGTGAGCTTGATGGCTCGCAGCGTTGTGAGGCTCACCAAGGCTAATCACCCATCCACTTCCCCGGGTTCGCGAGGCCTTGGGGGTCTAGGCACCGCTTTACCTTTTTGAGGTACTGCAAGCCTGCCCCCAGCTCCTCAGCGACCCACTTGGCCCTCAGGAGGCCGACGCCGTGGTGGTGGCTTATAGTCGCACCGGTCTCGAGGAGGGTTCTCATGGCTTCCTCCCACATACGCCAGTACGTCTGCTCGTCCGCTTCGTAGGTCAGCGTGAAGTATATGCAAGCGCCTGTCGTGTAGAAGTGTGATGCGTGCGCCAGCACAGCGTAGACTCCCTTAACCCTCTTCACCCTGTCCTTGAATGCTCGGTACACCTTGGGTAGCGCGCTCCACGTGGCAGCGGTCTCGATCGTGTCGAACCATAGGTTGAGAGGCACGACGAGCTTCTTCAGCTCGGATATCACGTCGAAGCGCGTTTCTAGCCACTTGTCCACGGGTGCTGCCCCGACCTCCTTGCCCCCGTGCTTCGCGACGATTCTCCGCGCTTCAGACACCTTAGCATTGAGTATCTCCTTGGAGTTCTCCTCGAATACCAGGATCAGCGTGTCCCGGGCGTCGTGGAACCTGGCCGCGGAGTCGTCTTTGTCGTAGAGCCTCGCGACCGCCGGGACGGCACCAGTGAGCATCATCTCTCGAACCGCACGTAGACCGGACTCGAAGTCTGGGAAAGCGTACGCGTTCTTCCACTGGTGCTCTGGCAGGGGGAAGACCTTCAGCACGGCCTTCGTTATGATTCCAAGCTGCCCCTCGCTCCCAATGAAAAGTCGTTTAAGCTCCGGGCCTGTCGCTGCCCTCGGGACGATATTTCTCCTCAAGGGGACGATGCCTCCGTCGGGGGCCACGACCTCGAGGTCCATCACGAGCTCCTCTATCCCCCCGTACTTCGTGCTGAACTGGCCGGTGCTCATTGTAGCTATGAGCCCGCCTACAGCCGCCTCGGGGAAGGATTGCGGAATGTGCCTTAGCGTGAAGCCCTTGGAGTTCAAGTACTCCTCCAGCTTTTTGAGCATCACGCCCGACTCGACAACGACGAGCGCGTCCTCCTCTGAGAAGCGGAGGATCCTGTTCATCCTCTTTACGTCGATGACCACACACCCCTCGCACATCGTACCCCCTATGACGCCTGAGCCTCCAGCGTACGGGACGAACGGCACCCTGTACTCGTTGCAGAGTTTCACAAGCTTCGAAACCTCCTCCGCGGACTCGGGCCACACAACCAGGAGTGGCCTTGGGAGAGCCTCGCCTCTCGTCTCTCGTAGCAAGGCAAGAGGCCAGTAGTCCCTAGAGTAAAGCTTGAGGGTGGTCTCGTCCTTAGAGACTCTGCCCGGGAACTCCCTCTCAACCGCTTCTACCAACTTCTCCTTAGAAAGATGTTCTCCTCCCATTCGGGAAGCGCCTCCACAATATCTTTAAAATTCGACATATATTCTTTCCGAGCGTCCTCGTCGAGCTTGGGAGCGAACACCGCGGAAGCTGGCATGGGGTGCCCGAGAGCTTCCTCGCCTGAAGACCCATCGGCGAGCATGAGGAGCTTCAGCACTCCTCGGGAGCTGGCTTCGATATCGGCTGGCCTCGCGACGGTTAGGCCCGTAGCGTCTGCGAGGAACTGGAGGAAGACGTCCGACTTCGAAAAGCCTCCAGCCGCCCACAAGGGCTCTTCGGGGCGTCCGGCTACCTGCTCCATCATGCGGAGAATGTACCCCATGTAGAGCGCAACCCCCCAAGCTAGCCCGGCTACCACGTCGCTCCTCTTTGTCCCCAACGTGAGGCCCAACATCATGCCCGCAGCGTTCTGGGCTTTAGGGACCCTCAAGCCTCCGAAGGATGGGAGGATCAGCGTGCGGCGCGAGCCCTCGCCTGCCAGCTTCTCCATCTCCTCGTAGCTGCTGTAGAAACCGATGTCTCGAAGCCAGTCCACCACTGAGCCAGAGGTCCTGAGGAAGCCTTCTACACCGTACCTCAGAGTTTTGCCTACTTTCACCTGCACGACTGGTATGAGGCCCGCCGGAGGCATGACAAAATTCCCTGTGCAGAGCTCCATGAAGCTACCTGTCCCGTGGACGCTCTCCACCCTCCCCCTCTCGACCGCGCCGAGGCCCAGGGCGGCGGACTGCTGATCCGCTATGAATGCTTTTAGCTCCAAGCCCTCGATGCTACCGAAGTCCCCCACGTTGTCGACGAGCTCGGGGCGGATGCGTGGAAGCCTCAGGATGTCGTAAACCAGGCCTATTTCATCGAAGTTCTTCGGGTGGACGAGGCCGGTAAGGGTTATGTTCGACGGATCCGCGATGAACTTTCCCGAGGAGGTGTACAGCAGGTACGAATCGAGGGTCCACACGAACGCGTCTCCGCTCTTCACCCTCTCGTACAAGCCTGGTATGTTCTCGTAGACCCACTTCATGAGCACTGCTGGGGAGTCTGGGCTGAGTATGTAGGCGAGGGGTCTGCTCAGCCGTGAAAGCATCTTAGCTGTGATGGGCAGTTTTTCCACCACGCTCCTCCCTCTGCCGTCAATCCACGTGATGACGTTTGTCAGCGGTCTACCGCTCCTGTCCCACGCGACGACGGATGCCCTGTACACGGAGACCCCGAGGCTCTTGGCGCCCAGCTCTCGCGCCTTCCTCGCTAAGCCTTTAACGGTCCTGACGAGCTCTTGGGAGCTCTGCTCGACCAGACCGCCTTGGAGCCTCTCGAACCCCAAGACAACTTTTTCATAGTGAACGTGGTTACCCTGAGAGTCGTACACCGAGAGCTTCACGCCCGTCGTTCCGACGTCTATCACACCGTACACTACACCACCCTGATGACCACTTTCCTCTCGGGCGGCAACTCCACGACAGGATATGGCTCTTCCGCTGAGAACACTCTGCCAGCCACCTCAAGCTTGACGCCGGAGGGTACGCCGACCATCACGTACGGGTGCTTCACGGAGAACACGCTCGGGACCGCGGGGACCTCTCCGTGGACTCTCCCTAGTTCACCCCCCTCGGTGAGCGTGAGCGCGAGGAGCCTCGCGCTCTCAGCAACCTTCGCGGGATCTTCGATCACCATCCCAGCGTTGCCTACGGCGAGCTCTGCGTTAAGCAACCTTAGAGGGGCAAGCTTGGCTAGCACCAGCGTATCTGCTTCAACGTAGCCAGCAGATGTTCTCAGCCTCTCGACGCGCTGCCTTCCCTCGACGTACAGGACCCTTCCTTTTACCAACTCAGCGCCGTAGTCCCCGGCTTCCTCCGGCTTGTGAACGTAGCTCTCCTCGTCGTAGACGACGACCAGCTTCTCGCAGACCTTGTGGATCTTGGCTATGAGCGAGAGCGAGTAGTGGTTGAAGCCGTACACGACAACTCTCTCGCCGATAGAGTACCCCATGTTCACGAGGTCCCATGCGGCTGTTAGGGGGAAAACACCTGCGGGCCGAAAGCCGTATACCCCCAGCTCCACAGGGGTTTTCTCTCTGAAGCCTGTAGCCAGCACGGGTAGGCCTTCGTGGAACTCTGCGCCGTTGACGCCCACGCTCCACACACCGTTGCCCTCAGACTCGAAGACCGTTTCCCCTAGTAGTGCCCGCACGCGACCTGCTAGCCCCTCGACGAGCTCCCTGCCGCTGTGTTCACCCACCTTCAATTCGTCGCTCGCGAAGAAGCCCCCTAGCTGCTTCCTAGCCTCGAAGACCACGGCGTCGCCGTAAGTCGCCGCGAAGGCCATGCCAGCGAGGCCGCCTCCAACTACAAGGGCCCTCCTCATCTCTTCCTCACCAGCCAAGACCCCTCACCCCTTAAGGTCACCTCCTCCGGGTCAACGCCCAGCTCGTCCGCTATTATCCTTAGAACCTCGGCCATGCACTTTGAGCCTTGGCACAGCCCCATCCCGGCCCCGGTCCTGAACATCACTCCTTGAAGCGTCCTTGAGCCTCTCCTGACGGCCTCCCTGACCTCCTCCTCGGTCACGAGGTTGCAGGGGCAGACAACCCTCCCCTTACCTGCCTTGGGGTTGTCCCTGAGCCTCCTGAAGGGGGCTCTCTCGACGACGTGCTCCTTTTTCTCGAGCTTGAGGCCCGCCTCCCTGAGCATTTCGAGGATCTTCTCGGCTATCACAGGAGATGCCGTGAAGGCTGGAGACTCCGTACCGACAGCGTGCACAATCCTCTTCGTCCTAGAGGAGTAGGTAATCCTGAAGTCGTTCTCGGGAGGGATCGGCCTTATGCCAGCGTAAGCTTTAATCGGAGTACCCGGAGGTGCTTCGAGAAGCGGAGAGAACTTCTTCAGCAGAGCCTCCACATCCTCCTCGTCAACCGAGACGTCGCTCTTGTCTCTAGCAGGCCTGAGGTTCGGCCCCCAGAGCCCCTTCCCGTCAACTGTGAACATTATAGCACCCCCCTTCGTCTTCGGGTCGGGTTTTAGGTAAAGAGGGGCGACGAAGCGGCTCGTAACCTTCCTGTCAAAAACCAGCATCGCGCCCTTCCCTAGCTCGAACTCCACGCTGTCGCCCAGCTTGTTGTACAGCTCGTCCGCCCATAGACCGGCAGCGTTCACGAGGAACTTCGCTCTGAAGGCGTTGCCCTTATCCGTGCGCAGCTCCAGCCCGTCCACCCTGTCTTCAACGCTGACAACCCGCTCCCCGAACCTGAACTCGACGCCGTTGGCCTTCGCGAACTCGTACAGCCCATAAAGCAAGTCAAAGTTGTCCACGCAGCCGTACCCGAACACCTCGATAGCGCCGAGAGCCTTCCTCGTAAGGTTAGGCTCCGCCTGCCTAAGGTACCGCCTTCCTCTCAGCTTGACTGGGAAATCTCTCCCGAGGTTGAGCCTCAGGTACAGGGCGACGAACGGCATCGCCAGGAGGTGGTGCAGTTTGGTAGCCACCACGAGGGTGCTGGTTTTTACGTACCTGACTCCCAGCCTCTCTGCTATCAGGAACATTTTCCTGTTTCCCTCGCGGGCCATCCTGCTCTTCACGGACTTGAAGGGTAGCTGGACCACGTGAACGATCGCCGCGTGCGCCTTCGAAACCCCCCACCCCGGCTCGGGGTTTGCTTCCAAAACCAGCGTCCTTAGCTTGTAGTGGGCGAGGTTGTAGGCGACCATGAGGCCGACGACTCCACTACCCACGACGGCTACGTCGTACTCCTCCATCACTTATAAGGGTTGCCAGAAATCATTATATAAACTTTACTCATGTTCACCTTTTTATATAAGCTCCTCGGGAATCGCGTCCGGGTGGTAAGCAACCCTGGGTGTGAGGCCGGCCTTCTTAAGCCTCTCGACGACATGGGGGTACAGAAACACGTACTCCTCCTCTAACTCGCGCGCGTAGCTCTGGTGTATCTCCCCCAACTCCTCCACGAGGCGCTTAACGGACTCCTGTGAGGAGAAGGAGAGCATGACCGCTGGGTGCGCGGGCACGCCGTAGTCCGCCAGGTGCCTTAGCGCGCTGAGCTGCAGGTCGAAGAACTCCGGCCTCGCCCCCGTGAGCTTGTGGAACTCCTCGCGAGAGGCGCCCTTGAGCGACACGCGCACGTGAACCCTGGTGAACCTGGATAGGTCCCTCGCCTTTCCCTTGTCGGCGCCCAGCTCGATGCCATTCGTCTCGAGTATAAACGTGAAGAGGCCGTCCTCCTCCACGAGCTCGAGCACACGCAAAAGGTGTTGCCACGCTAGGGTGGGCTCGTTCCCCGAGATCCTGATCTGGCTGTACCGCCTTCTCAGGGCGATCGAGCGGAGCCTTCCGTACACCTCCTCTGGAGTATAGAACCTCCACACGCTCAGCCACGGCCTGTCCCTCGGCTCCCCGCTCCAGCAGAAAACGCACCTCAAGTTGCAGCCGACGCAGTCCGCGGTGGCGATTCCCCCGTACCACTTTCCGCCCCTGAACCTGTAGTACTTCCTCTCTTCACCGCGGGAGACCATGCGCCTGACCCCTTCCCCGAGAAGCAGGGGGTTGTACCCGGAGTCAAAATCCACAAGAGAGAATTTCAGAGTAGAGAAATATGTGCTTTTTTTAGGGCAGGCTTAAGGCTTTGTTCACCGCCGCTATCGCGTCTACGAGGCCGTAACCCGTGAAAACGTCGAAGCCCTTGGCGTTGATGTCAACCGCCGTGCTCGTCAGCACGTCGTAGACCTGGCTAGGCGTCAGCAAGGACTTCCCGCTGGCCAGCCGCAGAGCCTGGATCAGCGCCACAACGCCCGTGACGTGGGGGGTGGCCATTGAGGTGCCGCTGAGGGTAGCGTAGCCGTTCCTGAGGTAGGTTGACAGGATGTTCACGCCAGGCGCGGCTACGTCGACCTCCGGCCCGTCGCTGCTCCAGCTGGCGACGTTGTAGGAGCTGTCTACCGCCGCGACTGCGATGACCTCCGGGTACCTAGCGGGGTATGAAACGTTGTCGGTGGAGGGGTCTCCGTCGCCGCTGTTACCAGCCGCCACCACCAAGACGGCGCCGTTCTGGTAGGCCCACGTCACCGCGTCGCGGAGAACGCTGCTGTCGCTCGACCCTCCCAGCGACATGCTGAGGATCTTGGCGTCGTCAGCTGTGCCCACTACCCCGTCTGGGCCTTTCACAGCCTCGATGATCCCCTCGGCGATGTCCGTGTAGGTTCCGGAGCCGGCGTCGTTAAGGACCTTGACGATGTATATCGTGACGTTTGAGGCTACCCCGGCTACGCCCGCGTTGTTTATTAGGGCCGCGATGATGCCGGTCACGTGGGTTCCGTGGCCGTTCCTGTCGGTGCACTTGGATAGGTCTGTGCCCTTGTATGTCTTCGTGAGGACGGTGTTCACGCACCACACGACCCTTCCCTTCAGGTCCGGGTGGGTGTACAGGACGCCGGTGTCGAGGACTGCGACCCTCACTCCTTTACCGAGCGCGGCGCCGTTGAGGGAGGGGTAGAAGGTGTCCCAGACCTTGGTCGCGTTGATCATCTTCATGTTCCACTGGACGTCTGAGTAGGAGCTCAGCTCTAGGGCTACGGCGGTTTTCTCCTCCTCCACGTACCTTAGCCCTTTCCCTACGTGCCCTCTGAGGTCTTCTGACTGGGGTATCTGGAGGACTGCGACCTTTATTTCTGGTATCGTCTTCACGACTACTCCGCCGTGCATCGAGGCTATCGTGGAGAGAGCTGAGGGGTCCGTGTAGCCTACCGCTACGCGCTTGTACTGCGGTGGGGCATGCGCTACCGCTGAAAAGGTTGCCAGGACTACGAGCAGTGCTAGAGCCAGGGGTACGGCTCTCATGTCTTTTCCAGGCGGCTACGGAGCATTTCTACTTATACTTTACGGCTTCTTGAGGTGAAGGCTTTTCATCTTTTAAAAACTACGCGAGACTCGCCTTTGAAATTTTTACATCACAGCCTCCTCGTCTGGGGTAGCACTCCGATAATGAGGACGGCTAGAGCCAGGATGAGCGCTAAGCTTCCCTGTATCCCGGCGGCGAGGAGACCCTGGTAGACCATCCCTGCCCCGAGCAGGGCGAAGCCGATGGCCAGAGCCTTATCCATGAGGGCGTAGATTATCGCCGCGAAAGCCAGCGCTAGGACGAGGACAGCCGTCTCCCCGCTTGCCACGTAGCCTGTTGAGACGAGAAGCTGCGCGAGGATGTAGCCTGAGAGCAGGGATACAACCATCTTGAAAGCCGAGAAGCCGATCATTGCCCCCACGATGAAGCCTACGAGGAAGAGGACGAGCGGCGTAAAGGTGGCTTGGAGCGCTGGGGTGGAGTAAGCGTAAAGCACGTACCCCATCGCGAAGCCGAACACCAGGGACGCTACTAGCCGCGCGAGCTTAACGCCCCAGATAGCCGTGAACACTCCGAGCAGGATGAGCAGAACCGAGTCCCAGAAGCCGAGCAGGTGCACCATATCCCTTGCGCCACTACAGATGACACGTACGCCGTAAATTAACTTTTGCGCCTTGCTAAGAGCCTCCACGCGACGAGGGCCGCTACAACTGCACAGGCGGCTAAGGCCAGGAAGGTTAGAGAGCTGAAGTCGGGTTCCGCCGGCCAAACCGGGAGAGAGGAGTAGTCCGTGACGGGTTGCACAAGGCAACCGCGCTGAGGGGTGTACAGCGAGGACTCGTTGAAGGGCCTCCAAGCGCCGCCGTCGAACACGAGCCTCCTGTCCCAACCCGCGAGGCCCAGACGGGCAGTGGCGACGAGAGCAGACCTCTTCTCCTCGCTGACCCCCTGGATGATGCCCTTGCCCGTCAGCCTGTCGAGCTCCAGACCCAGCACCCTCTTGATGTCGGAGTCCGTGACCCCTTGAGCCTCGGGCATCGCCTGTACACGTATCACAGGGTACTGCTTACCCGTTGCAGGTAGCACCTCCAAGCTCAGGATCACGGCGAACCTCTCGTCAAACCCGCTCCTGTAGGCGTAAACGCCGGGAGCCGCTTCCCTCACCTGGGCTACAGCAGTAAGCTTAAGGGCGTCGAGCCTGGCCCCAGGAATGCTCAGAACCACCTCGCATGCCTTAGCGTCTAACGGCTCCGGGCACTGTGCCTGAACGAGGATAGCCCATGCGACAACCATAGTAACCAGAGCTACTGCGCACCTCATACCCGCCACTGGTTTTCAAACAAGTAGCGACTCATTAGCTTTTACCCGCTGGTCCGGCTCTCGATCCTCCGCGCTTCTTGTAGCAGTGGTACTCAGTGCTCACAGTTTTGCCTACCTCCGATAGACTTTCGGGGCTTTAAAGCAGATTAAAGTGAGGATAGAGGAGCGCTGGCCGGACCGAGTCGCAGAGAACTTTCAACCTAATACAAGGGCTTACAAGCTGCGTCCTGCCCTGGAGAGCTTTGAACTAAATGCTTTAAATGCAAGCTGTGTTCTTCGTCAATGATGTCGGGAGATAACGTTGCCGGTAAGATTAGGGGTAGCATTGTAAACCTTGTTTCCTGGATAGCGGCTTACATCGTCGTGAGCGCTTTGATTTTCGCAACGCTACCGTCGGTCATCCCGCAGGTGAAGCCTCTCCTGGACCCGTACTCCTCCTATGTAGCTATAGGTCTCGCCCTGTTCTTCGGCTACATGATAATTAGGAGCTTCTCCAACCTCGTCTACTGGATGCTGAGGGTTAAGTACCCGCACAGCACAGCCGCGGCTGTGAGGAGCATATTCACGATCCTGGGCATAGGGGCCCTTGCGGCGGGGATAGCTGGAGGGGCCGCTGGTGGAGCGGCTGGCGTAGCGCTGGGAGGCTTCATAGGAATGGTTATCGGTTTCGCGACGCAGCAGGTTCTCGGCCAGGCTATTGCGGGCCTGTTCGTTCTCCTCGTGCGGCCAATAAAGATAGGCGACTACGTGAATGTTGCAGGGGAGCAGGGGATCGTCGAGGATATTTCGACGCTGTTCACCTTCATTAAGAAGGACGACGGCACTCTGGCTTTAGTCCCAAACAACCAGCTTATCGGTTCGAAAATCTACATCATTAAAAGATCCTAAGGGGGCTGAGCCGTTTTACGCGTTTCTGAGCAGCTCGAGAATCCGCGTCGCCACGCTTTTCTTTTTAACTTCCACGACGGCAACCAGCTCCTCTTGGAATACCTCTCTTAGCACCACCTTGACGCTGTAGCCCCTGGACTCAAGGTACGTTTTCAGGGACGCTGCGAGGCTTAAGACGTAGCCCTTGAAGTCTACGGAGCGGAGCTTTCTGATGAGTTTACCCTGGGGGGTTAGCAGGAGGCCTGCCCCCGCGCTCCACGAGTACACGAGGCCGAGCACCTCTCCCCTGACCCTGGGCTCCACTACCACCTTGCCGGCTCCGGGGGCTATAAGCAGCACGCCGTCGGGACCAGCCTCCATGAGGTTCAGTAGGGCTTTGATCGGCATCACGAGTACAACGTAGAGTAGGGACCCGGCGACAATCAGTGCGGTTCTGAGCGTGCTGGGCAAAGCCCCTCGCGTCCACACTTGCGCGGAGCAGTAATATGCTTTGCGATGAGAGCCAAACTTTAATAGGCTAAACATGTTTAATCAACTGTGGAAACTCGTCGCGTAGTGAAGATAGGTGGTAGCTACTACGTTGCCTTGCCGAGGAGCTGGGTGTCAGAGAACATTGGAGACAGGGGTGTAGTGGTCCTCGAGGCTGAGGAGGACGGGTCGCTACGAATCACGCCCTTGAAGATCAGGGACAGGAGGGAGGGAGTGAAGAGCATCAGGGTCACTTGCGGAGGCGACTTACACAGGAAGCTCGTCTCCGCGTACCTGAGGGGGTTTGAGGTCGTGGAAGTAGCCGTTAGCGATGAGTGCCGCGATGAGGTTCTAAGGGTCGTGGAGCGGGCTAGGCAGATACTGCTCGGATTGGAGGTGGTTGGAGAAGAGCCAGGCACGATCACTCTTCAGTGCTTCACGAGACCGGACTACGACTTGAACTCCATCGTGCAGAGGATGAGCTCGATAACCCTCGCGATGCTTAGGCTGACCTTTCAGGTGCTGGAAACCGGGGACCCCTCTCTCGCTGAGAAAGTCCTTGCCATGGACGACATCGTTGACAGGCTTTACTTTCTGGCTGTCAGGATAATCAGGAGCAGGGTCTCGGACCCTCTGTACCCGAGCTCTGAGAAGCCGCGCCTCGTGGACATCAGGCTTGTTGTGCGCAACCTCGAGAACATCGGCGACCTATACGAGAGGCTGCTCCGGGGCGGAATCGAGCCCGAGAAGGTACCAGGTGACCTTCTAAGCCTGCTGGAAAGCCTCCAGAGGAGCGCTGTGGCGCTAGTTTTAGGCGAGAGCGGCAGCAGAGAGAATGCGCTCGAGCTTTACAGTAAGCTGGAGAAGGCGCTAGAGGGTAGCAGGACGTCTATCTCGCCTAGAGTGCTGGAGACTCTTGACGGCGTGTCATCGCTCCTCCGGGACATACTGGACCTTGCTTGAACGCAAGCGATATATTCTCCCAATGTGAGGTTAGGAAACGTAGCGGTATGCCCGTTATCGTGGCCCACAAGGCCAATAAGAGAAGCCTTCTTCTGAAGTACCTTAGGGAGGGAGCTAAGGTTATAGAGTTCGACGTGGCTCGCAGGAGTGACGGAGCCCTGGTCGTCAGG from Infirmifilum sp. NZ encodes:
- a CDS encoding phosphoenolpyruvate carboxykinase (ATP), with translation MAETRSKLIPPLEDLNPSTFRESFRRILAFKESIGLEAFLDNPPDLLERAKLYATKFRNGALGWASNIWSRSAANTVVVNSDAELRQEHKLLMQRVLEHVLAQGPLIKVDGYYGRPGSKVQMHTTVYVDPQFPDLAYRWKQLVFPAPPDEKPEAELIVVPHYLGNPLIPGTNRLMAILVFPHHNLTIITLSSYQGEIKKGALRHWIYHVYKKGCTGEHAALREFTVKTVDGSWRRITLVIWGLTGSGKSTHGFYTWTPRNARVYVEKFGVNPLDYVRDQKIRNDDIVAICEDRVYGSERGAWVKTEDLTPEQEAMWNACMSPRALHENTEFSSDGTPSFEGKLFQYFGMPNRNARSVVYLDDTGYFDGQVDSDGPMNTAVFLSPGYFTDYAWVKLNTPEFIAKALADGRTVGHPAQARELVGKVRFVPRYSEFTIGVGDDAHVLRFYSFLKKWQESGHRVDVYMWNTTGRIVAQYRWGEVRVGDRTVRVPEPVLEVRDGIPKPVGGTRPTIEETELFLLQASRGAVKWKPHPVWGERVLVPAEVPGIPADRLRELDPTYYLSMDEFRELLKTQVEYSKLVLQQLGMRLPEEILTVMDF
- a CDS encoding FAD-binding oxidoreductase; translated protein: MGGEHLSKEKLVEAVEREFPGRVSKDETTLKLYSRDYWPLALLRETRGEALPRPLLVVWPESAEEVSKLVKLCNEYRVPFVPYAGGSGVIGGTMCEGCVVIDVKRMNRILRFSEEDALVVVESGVMLKKLEEYLNSKGFTLRHIPQSFPEAAVGGLIATMSTGQFSTKYGGIEELVMDLEVVAPDGGIVPLRRNIVPRAATGPELKRLFIGSEGQLGIITKAVLKVFPLPEHQWKNAYAFPDFESGLRAVREMMLTGAVPAVARLYDKDDSAARFHDARDTLILVFEENSKEILNAKVSEARRIVAKHGGKEVGAAPVDKWLETRFDVISELKKLVVPLNLWFDTIETAATWSALPKVYRAFKDRVKRVKGVYAVLAHASHFYTTGACIYFTLTYEADEQTYWRMWEEAMRTLLETGATISHHHGVGLLRAKWVAEELGAGLQYLKKVKRCLDPQGLANPGKWMGD
- a CDS encoding FGGY-family carbohydrate kinase translates to MYGVIDVGTTGVKLSVYDSQGNHVHYEKVVLGFERLQGGLVEQSSQELVRTVKGLARKARELGAKSLGVSVYRASVVAWDRSGRPLTNVITWIDGRGRSVVEKLPITAKMLSRLSRPLAYILSPDSPAVLMKWVYENIPGLYERVKSGDAFVWTLDSYLLYTSSGKFIADPSNITLTGLVHPKNFDEIGLVYDILRLPRIRPELVDNVGDFGSIEGLELKAFIADQQSAALGLGAVERGRVESVHGTGSFMELCTGNFVMPPAGLIPVVQVKVGKTLRYGVEGFLRTSGSVVDWLRDIGFYSSYEEMEKLAGEGSRRTLILPSFGGLRVPKAQNAAGMMLGLTLGTKRSDVVAGLAWGVALYMGYILRMMEQVAGRPEEPLWAAGGFSKSDVFLQFLADATGLTVARPADIEASSRGVLKLLMLADGSSGEEALGHPMPASAVFAPKLDEDARKEYMSNFKDIVEALPEWEENIFLRRSW
- a CDS encoding NAD(P)/FAD-dependent oxidoreductase, which translates into the protein MAGEEEMRRALVVGGGLAGMAFAATYGDAVVFEARKQLGGFFASDELKVGEHSGRELVEGLAGRVRALLGETVFESEGNGVWSVGVNGAEFHEGLPVLATGFREKTPVELGVYGFRPAGVFPLTAAWDLVNMGYSIGERVVVYGFNHYSLSLIAKIHKVCEKLVVVYDEESYVHKPEEAGDYGAELVKGRVLYVEGRQRVERLRTSAGYVEADTLVLAKLAPLRLLNAELAVGNAGMVIEDPAKVAESARLLALTLTEGGELGRVHGEVPAVPSVFSVKHPYVMVGVPSGVKLEVAGRVFSAEEPYPVVELPPERKVVIRVV
- a CDS encoding NAD(P)/FAD-dependent oxidoreductase, with the protein product MEEYDVAVVGSGVVGLMVAYNLAHYKLRTLVLEANPEPGWGVSKAHAAIVHVVQLPFKSVKSRMAREGNRKMFLIAERLGVRYVKTSTLVVATKLHHLLAMPFVALYLRLNLGRDFPVKLRGRRYLRQAEPNLTRKALGAIEVFGYGCVDNFDLLYGLYEFAKANGVEFRFGERVVSVEDRVDGLELRTDKGNAFRAKFLVNAAGLWADELYNKLGDSVEFELGKGAMLVFDRKVTSRFVAPLYLKPDPKTKGGAIMFTVDGKGLWGPNLRPARDKSDVSVDEEDVEALLKKFSPLLEAPPGTPIKAYAGIRPIPPENDFRITYSSRTKRIVHAVGTESPAFTASPVIAEKILEMLREAGLKLEKKEHVVERAPFRRLRDNPKAGKGRVVCPCNLVTEEEVREAVRRGSRTLQGVMFRTGAGMGLCQGSKCMAEVLRIIADELGVDPEEVTLRGEGSWLVRKR